DNA from Chitinophaga pendula:
TTAAGCACCTAAATTTGTATCAAACCTCCTATTCAAATAAACCATGCTAGTACATCAGAATACCTTCACAATCAATACCGACCCGCAAAAACTGGATATACCGCTTATCCACAAATTCCTTTCCGAAGAATCATACTGGGCAAAAAACGTCCCATATGAGATAGTAGCTCGTGCCATCAACAACTCCTTGTGTTTCGGCCTCTATCAACAGGATACCCAGATCGGATTCGCACGCGTCATCACCGACCGTGCCTCTTTCGCCTACCTCGCTGACGTATTCATCA
Protein-coding regions in this window:
- a CDS encoding GNAT family N-acetyltransferase, with protein sequence MLVHQNTFTINTDPQKLDIPLIHKFLSEESYWAKNVPYEIVARAINNSLCFGLYQQDTQIGFARVITDRASFAYLADVFIIPRFRGQGLSKWLVQNILAHPELQGLRRWMLATSDAHGLYSQFGFSAIQNPEPFMHIHNPDIYQTLNKQ